In the Pseudolabrys taiwanensis genome, one interval contains:
- the metH gene encoding methionine synthase has translation MTSKSNVRAALTEALKQRILVLDGAMGTMIQDLKLDEEGYRGARFDAWNREVRGNNDLLNLSRPDAIREIHFKYFRAGADIVSTNTFSSTTIAQADYGMEEIVYELNEAGAKLAREAAVLAEKEDGKRRFVAGALGPTNRTASISPDVSNPGYRAITFDQLRVAYGEQVRGLIAGGADLLLIETIFDTLNAKAAIYAIAEICDELKVDVPVMLSGTITDMSGRLLSGQTPGAFWNAVQHANPVTIGLNCALGAKEMRAHVAELGRIADTFVCAYPNAGLPNEFGYYDESPEFMAELLEEFASAGLVNVVGGCCGTTPDHIAAIAKAVAGKKPRALPEVPKQLRLSGLESFALTPEIPFVNVGERTNVTGSAKFRKLITAGDYTAALTVAREQVENGAQVIDVNMDEGLLDSEQAMITFLNLIASEPDIARVPVMVDSSKFAVIEAGLKCLQGKPIVNSISLKEGEAAFIEHAKTVRRYGAAVVVMAFDEKGQADTFARKTEICRRAYDILTKQIGFPPEDIIFDPNIFAIATGMEEHNNYGVDFIEATRWIRANLPYAHISGGVSNLSFSFRGNERVREAMHSVFLYHAIKAGMDMGIVNAGQMAVYDELDPELREACEDVVLNRRPDAAERLLALADKFRGAGQAAKEVDLAWRDKPVESRLSHALVHGITEYIATDVEEARLNAKRPLDVIEGPLMSGMNVVGDLFGAGKMFLPQVVKSARVMKQAVAYLLPYIEQEKDGRDHSSSNGKIVMATVKGDVHDIGKNIVGVVLQCNNYEVIDLGVMVPAAKILEVARAEGADIIGLSGLITPSLDEMCHVAAEMERQGFELPLMIGGATTSRVHTAVKIHPNYRRGQTVYVTDASRAVGVAQALLSSEQKPTYIAEVRGEYAKIAAAHARAQEDKARLPLTAARANAVKLDWSGAYQPPKPSFLGTRVFDDYPLAELVDYIDWTPFFQTWELAGRFPAILNDATVGEAARSLYDDARAMLDRIVSEKWFKASAVVGFWPVNAQGDDIVVYTDDTRKKTLTVLHSLRQQLSKREGRNNTALSDFVAPRDSGLADYIGGFTVTAGLGEDEVADRFKRANDDYSAIMVKALADRLAEAFAERMHQRVRQELWGYAADETLSNDDLILEKYRGIRPAPGYPAQPDHTEKATLFELLDAERIGVKLTESFAMWPGAAVSGFYFSHPDADYFGVGKIERDQVEDYARRKGWTVEETERWLAPVLNYNPNATPSEAAA, from the coding sequence GTGACGTCCAAGTCCAACGTACGCGCCGCCCTGACCGAAGCGCTCAAGCAGCGCATCCTGGTGCTCGATGGCGCCATGGGCACCATGATCCAGGACCTCAAGCTGGATGAGGAAGGCTATCGCGGCGCGCGTTTCGACGCCTGGAACCGCGAGGTGCGCGGCAACAACGACCTTTTGAATCTGAGCCGGCCGGACGCCATCCGTGAAATCCATTTCAAGTACTTCCGCGCCGGCGCCGACATCGTTTCGACCAACACCTTCTCCTCGACGACGATCGCCCAGGCCGACTACGGCATGGAGGAGATCGTCTACGAACTGAACGAGGCGGGCGCCAAGCTCGCGCGCGAGGCGGCCGTGCTCGCGGAGAAGGAAGACGGCAAGCGCCGCTTCGTCGCCGGCGCGCTCGGTCCGACCAACCGCACCGCGTCGATCTCGCCGGACGTTTCCAATCCCGGGTATCGCGCCATCACCTTCGATCAGCTGCGCGTCGCTTATGGCGAACAGGTGCGCGGGCTCATCGCCGGCGGCGCCGACCTGCTGCTGATCGAGACCATCTTCGACACGCTGAATGCCAAAGCGGCGATTTATGCCATCGCCGAGATCTGCGACGAGCTGAAGGTCGACGTGCCGGTGATGCTGTCCGGCACCATCACCGACATGTCCGGCCGCTTGTTGTCCGGCCAGACGCCGGGCGCTTTCTGGAACGCCGTGCAGCACGCCAATCCGGTCACCATCGGATTGAACTGCGCGCTCGGCGCCAAGGAAATGCGTGCGCATGTCGCCGAACTCGGCCGCATCGCCGACACCTTCGTCTGCGCCTATCCGAATGCCGGCCTGCCCAACGAGTTCGGCTATTACGACGAGAGCCCGGAGTTCATGGCCGAGCTGCTCGAAGAATTCGCGTCGGCCGGTCTCGTCAACGTCGTCGGCGGCTGCTGCGGCACCACGCCCGATCATATCGCGGCCATCGCCAAGGCTGTGGCCGGCAAGAAGCCGCGCGCGCTGCCGGAGGTGCCGAAGCAACTGCGCCTGTCGGGCCTGGAGTCGTTCGCGCTGACGCCCGAGATTCCGTTCGTCAATGTCGGCGAGCGAACCAACGTCACGGGTTCGGCCAAATTCCGCAAGCTCATCACCGCCGGCGACTACACCGCCGCGCTCACGGTGGCGCGCGAGCAGGTCGAGAACGGCGCGCAGGTGATCGACGTCAACATGGACGAGGGCCTGCTCGATTCCGAGCAGGCGATGATCACCTTCCTCAACCTGATCGCGTCGGAGCCCGACATCGCCCGCGTGCCGGTGATGGTCGACTCCTCGAAGTTCGCGGTGATCGAAGCCGGCCTGAAGTGTCTGCAAGGCAAGCCGATCGTCAACTCGATCTCGCTCAAGGAAGGCGAGGCGGCGTTCATCGAACACGCCAAGACCGTGCGCCGCTATGGCGCCGCCGTCGTCGTCATGGCTTTCGACGAGAAGGGGCAGGCCGACACCTTCGCGCGCAAGACCGAGATCTGCCGCCGCGCCTACGACATCCTGACCAAGCAGATCGGCTTTCCGCCCGAAGACATCATCTTCGATCCGAACATCTTCGCCATCGCCACCGGCATGGAGGAGCACAACAACTACGGCGTCGACTTCATCGAGGCGACGCGCTGGATCCGCGCGAACCTGCCTTACGCACATATCTCCGGCGGCGTGTCGAACCTGTCGTTCTCGTTCCGCGGCAACGAGCGCGTGCGCGAGGCGATGCACTCGGTGTTCCTGTATCACGCCATCAAGGCCGGCATGGACATGGGCATCGTCAATGCCGGTCAGATGGCGGTCTATGACGAGCTCGATCCCGAACTGCGCGAAGCCTGCGAGGACGTCGTGCTCAACCGCCGTCCCGATGCGGCGGAGCGGCTGCTGGCACTCGCCGACAAATTCCGCGGCGCCGGCCAAGCGGCCAAGGAAGTGGATCTTGCCTGGCGCGACAAGCCGGTGGAGAGCCGGCTGTCGCACGCGCTGGTGCACGGCATCACCGAGTACATCGCGACCGACGTCGAGGAGGCGCGGCTCAACGCCAAGCGGCCGCTCGACGTCATTGAAGGGCCGTTGATGAGCGGCATGAACGTGGTCGGCGACCTGTTCGGCGCCGGCAAGATGTTTCTGCCGCAGGTGGTGAAGTCGGCGCGCGTGATGAAGCAGGCCGTGGCTTATCTACTGCCGTATATCGAGCAGGAGAAGGATGGCCGCGATCACTCGTCGTCGAACGGCAAGATCGTGATGGCGACGGTGAAGGGCGACGTGCACGACATCGGCAAGAACATCGTCGGCGTCGTGCTTCAGTGCAACAACTACGAGGTCATCGATCTCGGCGTCATGGTGCCGGCGGCGAAGATCCTCGAAGTGGCGCGCGCCGAGGGCGCCGACATCATCGGCCTGTCGGGTCTGATCACGCCGTCGCTCGACGAGATGTGCCATGTCGCGGCCGAGATGGAGCGTCAGGGTTTCGAACTGCCCTTGATGATCGGCGGCGCCACGACGAGCCGCGTGCACACGGCGGTGAAGATCCATCCGAATTATCGCCGCGGCCAGACCGTCTACGTCACCGATGCGAGCCGCGCGGTCGGCGTAGCGCAAGCGCTGCTCTCGTCCGAGCAGAAGCCGACCTATATCGCCGAGGTGCGCGGCGAATACGCCAAGATCGCCGCCGCGCATGCGCGCGCGCAGGAAGACAAAGCCCGCCTGCCGCTCACCGCGGCGAGGGCCAACGCGGTGAAGCTCGACTGGTCGGGCGCCTATCAGCCGCCGAAGCCATCATTCCTTGGCACGCGCGTGTTCGACGATTACCCGCTCGCGGAGCTCGTCGATTACATCGATTGGACGCCGTTCTTCCAGACCTGGGAACTGGCCGGTCGCTTCCCCGCGATCCTTAACGATGCAACGGTCGGTGAGGCCGCGCGCTCGCTCTATGACGACGCGCGGGCGATGCTCGACCGTATCGTCAGCGAGAAGTGGTTCAAGGCGAGCGCGGTGGTCGGCTTCTGGCCGGTCAACGCGCAAGGCGACGACATCGTCGTCTACACCGACGACACGCGCAAGAAGACGCTGACGGTGCTGCATTCGCTGCGTCAGCAGCTTTCCAAGCGCGAGGGCCGCAACAACACGGCGCTGTCCGATTTCGTCGCGCCGCGCGACAGCGGTTTGGCCGATTACATCGGCGGCTTCACCGTCACCGCCGGTCTCGGCGAGGACGAAGTGGCGGATCGCTTCAAGCGGGCCAATGACGACTACTCCGCCATCATGGTGAAGGCCTTGGCCGACCGTCTGGCGGAGGCGTTCGCCGAGCGCATGCACCAGCGTGTCCGACAGGAGCTGTGGGGGTATGCGGCGGACGAGACGCTGAGCAACGACGACCTCATCCTGGAGAAGTATCGCGGTATTCGTCCCGCGCCCGGTTATCCGGCGCAGCCCGATCATACCGAGAAGGCGACCTTGTTCGAATTGCTCGATGCCGAGCGCATCGGCGTCAAGCTCACCGAGAGCTTCGCGATGTGGCCGGGCGCGGCGGTATCCGGGTTCTACTTCAGCCATCCGGACGCCGACTATTTCGGCGTCGGCAAAATCGAGCGCGATCAGGTCGAGGACTATGCGCGCCGCAAGGGTTGGACCGTGGAAGAGACCGAGCGCTGGCTGGCGCCGGTCCTTAACTACAACCCGAACGCAACGCCGAGCGAGGCGGCGGCTTAG
- a CDS encoding GGDEF domain-containing protein, whose translation MIGLLKTKSLRFWVGLGMLIALLPIVLSASGGYLLLNWGVIVPFHDVTSRQRQQIIPVQKLRIMIWEALAPVDEFIEDGDPVHLSAYRSLRTQIETSFTTLSDALRGEPAVQASLERARNEWTAAERHATELISVVHGAGDAEKNATLQRYHGGVAAANDKLAAVYASIAGRIEEDHDIAVRSYERSLWLAGIAGAISLLTVALGVIIIGRILSRSVDRLVEGAARFAEGDRTHRIEIQLPPELHRVAEEFNHMIGRIRESEAALDELAHKDSLTGLSNRRAFEESFSDIQARMQRHAETAALLAVDIDHFKRINDELGHAAGDVVLRAVAVAMKTNVRPFDKVFRTGGEEFLVLLPQAGAAKAQEIAERLRETVAALSIPFNGTIIRTSISIGVVEIAEAAGHASVVEEADEALYQAKKSGRNRVVVGGSGRGRAIEVQ comes from the coding sequence TTGATCGGGCTATTGAAGACCAAGTCTCTGCGCTTCTGGGTGGGCCTCGGTATGCTCATCGCCCTTCTGCCGATTGTTCTATCGGCGTCCGGCGGTTATTTGCTGCTCAACTGGGGTGTCATCGTGCCGTTCCACGACGTCACTTCCCGCCAGCGGCAGCAGATCATTCCGGTGCAGAAACTCCGCATCATGATTTGGGAGGCGTTGGCGCCGGTCGATGAGTTCATCGAAGACGGCGACCCGGTTCACCTTTCGGCCTACCGAAGCCTGCGGACACAAATTGAGACAAGCTTCACGACCTTGAGTGACGCCCTGCGCGGTGAGCCGGCCGTTCAAGCGAGCCTGGAACGCGCCCGTAACGAATGGACCGCTGCGGAGCGCCATGCCACGGAACTGATTTCAGTGGTGCACGGCGCAGGTGACGCCGAGAAAAACGCCACGTTGCAACGGTATCATGGCGGGGTGGCCGCAGCGAACGACAAACTGGCCGCGGTCTACGCGAGCATCGCAGGCAGGATCGAGGAAGATCACGATATCGCGGTGCGCTCTTATGAGAGGTCGTTGTGGCTCGCCGGAATCGCCGGCGCCATCTCGTTGCTGACCGTGGCGCTAGGCGTCATCATTATCGGCCGAATACTGTCCAGAAGCGTGGATCGTCTTGTCGAGGGCGCGGCGCGATTTGCCGAAGGCGATCGCACCCATCGCATCGAAATTCAGCTACCGCCTGAGCTTCACCGCGTCGCCGAAGAGTTCAATCACATGATCGGCCGTATTCGTGAATCGGAGGCCGCTCTCGACGAGCTTGCCCACAAAGATAGTTTGACCGGGCTCAGTAACCGTCGCGCGTTTGAAGAGAGTTTCTCGGATATTCAAGCCCGTATGCAGCGGCACGCCGAGACGGCCGCGCTGCTTGCCGTGGACATCGATCATTTCAAGCGGATCAATGATGAACTTGGACACGCAGCCGGTGATGTAGTGCTCCGGGCCGTCGCGGTTGCGATGAAAACGAACGTGCGGCCGTTCGATAAGGTCTTTCGTACCGGCGGCGAGGAGTTTCTGGTTCTATTGCCGCAAGCCGGCGCCGCCAAAGCGCAGGAAATCGCAGAACGACTCCGGGAGACGGTCGCCGCGCTGTCGATACCCTTTAATGGGACGATCATACGGACCTCGATCAGCATCGGCGTCGTCGAAATTGCGGAAGCGGCCGGCCATGCTTCGGTTGTCGAGGAAGCCGACGAGGCTCTCTATCAGGCCAAGAAATCAGGTCGAAACCGCGTGGTGGTCGGCGGCAGCGGACGTGGGCGCGCGATCGAGGTGCAGTAA
- a CDS encoding ArsR/SmtB family transcription factor → MTGRLGFEALNAALKAAGEETRLRVLALLAEAELTVSDLTDILRQSQPRISRHLKLLVEAGLIERFREGTWAFFRLAEHGGGAELAHALLDKLNHADPVIARDRERLASVRQARAAAAQAYFRAHAVEWDRIRNLHVADEAVEAAIQDALAEKPFRSLLDLGTGTGRMLELFGPHVERGLGLDLSLDMLLLARDRLERAGLKHCSVRQGDLYDLPIANDSFDVVILHQVLHFLDDGGRAIKEAARVLRPGGRLLVVDFAPHEQEFLREQFAHRRLGFAPETVTQWMAASGLEPVLHKSLSPEPGSEGKIAVSLWLARDKRTLVAPIRREVA, encoded by the coding sequence ATGACCGGCCGGCTCGGATTCGAGGCTCTCAATGCGGCGCTGAAGGCCGCGGGCGAGGAAACGCGCCTGCGCGTGCTCGCCCTGTTGGCCGAGGCCGAGCTGACCGTGTCCGACCTCACCGATATCCTGCGCCAGTCGCAGCCGCGCATTTCCCGCCACCTCAAGCTGCTGGTCGAGGCCGGGCTGATCGAGCGCTTCCGCGAGGGCACTTGGGCGTTCTTCCGCCTCGCCGAGCATGGCGGCGGCGCCGAGCTCGCCCACGCCCTGCTCGACAAGCTCAACCACGCCGATCCCGTCATCGCCCGCGACCGTGAGCGCCTGGCGTCGGTGCGGCAGGCGCGCGCCGCCGCGGCGCAGGCCTATTTCCGGGCTCATGCCGTGGAGTGGGACCGCATCCGCAATCTGCACGTCGCCGACGAAGCGGTGGAAGCCGCGATCCAGGACGCGCTGGCCGAAAAGCCGTTCCGTTCGCTGCTCGATCTCGGCACCGGCACCGGCCGCATGCTGGAGTTGTTCGGACCGCACGTCGAACGCGGCCTCGGCCTCGACCTGTCGCTCGACATGCTGCTGCTCGCGCGCGACCGGCTGGAGCGCGCCGGCCTCAAGCATTGCAGCGTGCGGCAGGGCGATCTCTACGATCTGCCGATCGCCAACGACTCGTTCGACGTCGTCATCCTGCATCAGGTGCTGCACTTCCTCGACGATGGCGGCCGCGCCATCAAGGAAGCCGCGCGCGTGCTGCGTCCGGGCGGGCGCCTGCTGGTGGTCGACTTCGCGCCGCACGAACAGGAATTCCTGCGCGAACAGTTCGCGCACCGCCGTCTCGGCTTCGCGCCGGAGACGGTGACGCAATGGATGGCGGCCTCCGGCCTCGAGCCGGTGCTGCACAAGTCGCTCAGCCCCGAGCCGGGTAGTGAAGGAAAGATCGCCGTGTCGCTGTGGCTCGCACGCGACAAGCGCACATTGGTGGCGCCCATTCGGCGAGAGGTCGCGTGA
- a CDS encoding L,D-transpeptidase: MSSYRKILTAGSFALISAAFLSGPVQAQTFFPFLTQPEPAQAAPQPQVEEQAAPIEDEDAQLPAYLKRQIVDYKTTEVPGTVIVDTPHTYLYYVLGNGKALRYGIGVGREGFTWSGVKQITRKAEWPDWYPPAEMIKRQPYLPRMTSGGPGNPLGARAMYIGSTEYRIHGTNSPSTIGKQVSSGCIRLTNEDVIDLYNRVQVGAKVIVLPQTVEAKAKVRNQQAQNEPQPISPERVSMTQSYAPSAESAAARAWTTIR, from the coding sequence ATGTCCTCCTACCGCAAAATTCTAACCGCCGGTTCGTTCGCGCTGATCTCGGCCGCGTTCTTGAGCGGCCCCGTGCAGGCGCAAACCTTCTTCCCGTTCCTGACCCAGCCGGAGCCGGCGCAAGCCGCGCCGCAGCCCCAGGTCGAAGAACAGGCCGCGCCGATCGAAGACGAAGACGCGCAGCTGCCCGCGTACCTGAAGCGTCAGATCGTCGATTACAAAACCACCGAAGTGCCGGGCACGGTGATCGTCGATACGCCGCACACCTATCTCTATTACGTGCTCGGCAACGGCAAAGCCCTGCGCTACGGCATCGGCGTCGGCCGCGAGGGCTTCACCTGGTCCGGCGTGAAGCAGATCACCCGCAAGGCGGAATGGCCCGATTGGTATCCGCCGGCGGAAATGATCAAGCGCCAGCCTTATCTGCCGCGCATGACCAGCGGCGGCCCGGGCAATCCGCTCGGCGCGCGCGCTATGTATATCGGCAGCACCGAGTATCGCATCCACGGCACGAATTCGCCGTCGACGATCGGCAAGCAGGTGTCATCCGGCTGCATCCGTCTGACCAACGAAGATGTGATCGACCTCTACAACCGTGTGCAGGTCGGCGCGAAGGTGATCGTGCTGCCGCAGACGGTCGAGGCCAAGGCGAAGGTGCGCAATCAGCAGGCGCAGAATGAGCCGCAGCCCATTTCGCCCGAACGCGTATCGATGACGCAGTCTTATGCGCCGTCCGCCGAAAGCGCGGCGGCCCGCGCCTGGACGACCATCCGCTGA
- a CDS encoding DUF4168 domain-containing protein produces MRSSLSILALTAAFALSLSAANAQSQQGQSPSASPPAAASPGSSADIPDQKLAATAAAVKGVTAVRQSYEEKLAAASTTDKKRIVDEAQQAMAKAVTDQGLSLEEYTKILQVAQNDPTVQNKIIERLK; encoded by the coding sequence ATGCGTTCCTCTTTGTCTATTCTTGCGCTAACGGCGGCCTTTGCTCTCTCGCTGTCCGCAGCGAACGCGCAAAGCCAGCAGGGCCAATCGCCGTCAGCTTCTCCGCCAGCGGCCGCATCGCCTGGCTCATCCGCCGATATACCGGATCAAAAGCTCGCTGCCACGGCGGCGGCGGTTAAAGGCGTCACCGCCGTCCGGCAGAGCTACGAAGAGAAATTGGCGGCGGCATCCACGACCGACAAGAAGCGCATCGTCGACGAGGCGCAGCAGGCGATGGCCAAGGCCGTCACCGATCAGGGGCTGTCGCTCGAGGAATACACGAAGATCCTGCAGGTGGCGCAGAACGATCCGACCGTGCAGAACAAGATCATCGAGCGGCTGAAGTAG
- the metF gene encoding methylenetetrahydrofolate reductase [NAD(P)H] gives MNAPIRLSRHKRDPRHLNVSFEFFPPKDEAMEKILWDSIERLAPLTPDFVSVTYGAGGSTRERTHATVKRILSDTPLTPAAHLTCVAATREEIDGIVRNYHDAGVRHIVALRGDALEGAGAAYKAHPGGYETSAALVAGIKRIAPDFDVSVSAYPEKHPDSPTIEADIDMLEAKVDAGADRAITQFFFENDLYFRYLDRVRARGINIPIVPGILPVQNFKSARNFAERAGATVPNWLAERFNGLDDDPATRKLIAAAVAAEQVLDLVDRGVTHFHFYTMNRADLVYAICHLLGMRPAVEQAA, from the coding sequence ATGAATGCTCCAATCCGTCTCAGTCGCCATAAGCGCGACCCGCGCCATCTCAACGTCTCCTTCGAGTTCTTCCCGCCGAAGGACGAGGCGATGGAAAAGATTTTGTGGGACTCGATCGAGCGCCTGGCGCCGCTGACGCCCGATTTCGTTTCCGTCACGTACGGCGCCGGCGGTTCGACGCGCGAGCGCACGCATGCGACGGTCAAGCGCATCCTCTCCGACACGCCGCTCACGCCCGCCGCGCATCTGACCTGCGTCGCGGCGACGCGCGAGGAGATCGACGGCATCGTGCGCAACTATCACGATGCCGGCGTGCGTCACATCGTGGCGCTGCGCGGCGACGCGCTGGAAGGCGCGGGCGCCGCATACAAAGCGCATCCGGGAGGCTACGAGACCTCGGCGGCCCTGGTCGCCGGCATCAAGCGCATCGCGCCGGACTTCGACGTGTCGGTTTCGGCCTATCCCGAGAAGCATCCGGATTCGCCGACCATCGAAGCCGACATCGACATGCTCGAGGCCAAGGTCGATGCCGGCGCGGACCGCGCCATCACGCAGTTCTTCTTCGAGAACGATCTCTACTTCCGTTATCTCGATCGCGTGCGGGCGCGCGGCATCAATATCCCGATCGTGCCGGGCATCCTGCCGGTGCAGAACTTCAAGTCGGCCAGGAACTTCGCCGAGCGCGCCGGCGCTACGGTGCCGAACTGGCTCGCCGAGCGCTTCAACGGCCTCGACGACGATCCGGCGACGCGCAAGCTGATCGCCGCCGCGGTGGCGGCCGAACAGGTGCTCGACCTCGTCGACCGGGGCGTCACCCACTTCCATTTCTACACCATGAATCGCGCCGACCTCGTCTACGCGATCTGCCACCTGCTCGGCATGCGCCCGGCGGTGGAACAAGCCGCTTGA
- a CDS encoding ketopantoate reductase family protein, whose amino-acid sequence MRIAIMAAGAVGAYYGARLAVKGHDVFFIARGAHLDAIKKNGLKIESVHGDLHLPKPNVTDDPRTIGPVDVVIFAVKLWDTEQAAEQTKPLIGPNTRVITLQNGIDSVDRVGGILGRDKVVGGYAYIASTISGPGVIKHTSQFHQFRFGFADNRPDATLDAFVAAGKDAGLDLGLSTHIERELWEKFIFLTAMTGATAALRSGIGPILADPDTKAFFRQLMQEALAVGKAKGVTLDPAYIDERMTFVETKTVPTMKGSMANDLDRGGRLELDWLSGKVRALGREFGIATPASETVYIVLKLHRMGTQH is encoded by the coding sequence ATGCGGATTGCGATCATGGCGGCCGGCGCTGTCGGCGCCTACTACGGCGCGCGGCTGGCGGTGAAAGGACACGATGTCTTCTTCATCGCGCGCGGCGCCCATCTCGACGCTATCAAAAAGAACGGGCTGAAGATCGAGAGTGTGCATGGCGATCTGCATCTGCCCAAGCCGAACGTCACGGACGATCCACGCACGATTGGCCCTGTCGATGTCGTGATCTTCGCTGTGAAATTGTGGGACACCGAACAGGCGGCCGAACAGACCAAGCCGCTGATCGGCCCCAACACCCGCGTCATCACGCTGCAGAACGGCATCGACAGCGTCGACCGCGTCGGCGGCATTCTCGGCCGCGACAAAGTGGTGGGCGGTTATGCCTACATCGCCAGCACGATCAGCGGGCCGGGCGTGATCAAGCATACCAGCCAATTCCATCAATTCCGTTTTGGCTTTGCCGACAACCGCCCCGATGCGACGCTCGACGCCTTTGTCGCCGCCGGCAAGGACGCTGGACTCGATCTCGGCCTGTCGACACATATCGAACGCGAATTGTGGGAGAAGTTCATCTTCCTCACCGCCATGACCGGCGCCACGGCGGCCTTGCGCTCCGGCATCGGCCCGATCCTCGCCGATCCCGACACCAAAGCGTTCTTCCGCCAGCTCATGCAGGAGGCGCTGGCCGTCGGCAAAGCCAAGGGTGTCACACTCGACCCGGCCTATATCGACGAGCGCATGACGTTCGTCGAGACGAAGACCGTGCCGACGATGAAAGGCTCGATGGCCAACGACCTCGATCGCGGCGGCCGGCTGGAACTTGACTGGCTCTCGGGCAAAGTGCGCGCGCTCGGCCGCGAGTTCGGCATCGCGACGCCGGCAAGCGAGACCGTCTACATCGTGCTCAAATTGCACCGCATGGGCACGCAGCACTAG
- a CDS encoding Bug family tripartite tricarboxylate transporter substrate binding protein produces the protein MNILRRSFLALACAAVAATVAMPAQAQTAWPTRPVKFIIPLGPGSGVDITARLLADKLSERWGQPVVVENRPGGDAIVAINAVVGAKDDHVLLFAPASTFTAHPLLHDSLPYRQDDLVPIARVTNTLITLGVPSELGVKTVKELTDKIKAAPGKLNYASVTGANDLMFAAFLKTEKLDMAKVPYKDTVQAINDLAEGRIQAYVGAYAIMRPRVQQGKVTVLALTNRQHAKALDAVPTAREAGFPSLEFDGLVGLLGAKGFPDAAKQRIAKDIREIVSDPAVGEKLSLTGQVVNPGTADEFAGDLKDQRDAVARIGQTLGIKASQ, from the coding sequence ATGAACATTTTGCGTCGCTCGTTTCTTGCGCTCGCTTGCGCGGCTGTTGCGGCCACCGTTGCCATGCCCGCGCAGGCGCAGACCGCGTGGCCCACACGCCCGGTGAAATTCATCATCCCGCTCGGCCCGGGTTCGGGCGTCGACATCACCGCGCGTTTGCTCGCCGACAAGCTGAGCGAGCGTTGGGGTCAGCCGGTCGTGGTCGAGAACCGTCCGGGCGGCGATGCCATCGTCGCCATCAACGCGGTCGTCGGTGCAAAGGATGACCACGTGCTTCTGTTCGCGCCGGCGTCGACGTTCACCGCGCATCCGCTGCTGCACGACTCGCTGCCCTACAGGCAGGACGACCTGGTGCCGATCGCACGCGTGACCAACACGCTGATCACGCTCGGCGTGCCGAGCGAACTCGGCGTGAAGACCGTGAAGGAGCTCACGGACAAGATCAAAGCCGCGCCCGGTAAACTGAACTACGCCTCGGTCACCGGCGCCAACGACCTGATGTTCGCCGCGTTCTTGAAGACCGAGAAGCTCGACATGGCCAAGGTTCCGTACAAGGACACGGTGCAGGCCATCAACGATCTCGCCGAAGGCCGCATCCAAGCTTATGTCGGCGCCTACGCGATCATGCGTCCGCGCGTGCAGCAGGGCAAAGTGACGGTGCTCGCGCTCACCAACCGTCAGCATGCCAAGGCGCTCGACGCCGTGCCGACCGCGCGCGAAGCAGGCTTCCCCTCGCTCGAGTTCGACGGCTTGGTCGGCTTGCTCGGCGCCAAGGGCTTCCCCGATGCGGCGAAGCAGCGCATCGCCAAGGACATCCGCGAGATCGTGTCCGACCCGGCGGTCGGCGAGAAGCTCAGCCTCACCGGCCAGGTCGTCAATCCGGGCACCGCGGACGAGTTTGCCGGCGACCTCAAGGATCAGCGCGACGCCGTGGCGCGTATCGGCCAGACGCTCGGCATCAAGGCCTCGCAGTAA
- the tsaA gene encoding tRNA (N6-threonylcarbamoyladenosine(37)-N6)-methyltransferase TrmO, producing MNIKEEFGIRPGEKAVELPAQPDAGVYFIGRIHTPWRARKDCPKNARGSDAVCTVALDPRFADGLKDVGSCSHLVLLYWMDKAPRNLVLQSPAHYGTQRGTFALRSPARPNPIAMSVVKLLGIEGPTLKVVGLDCLDGTPLLDIKPYFASVDSAPEATVGWHRDSK from the coding sequence ATGAACATTAAGGAAGAATTCGGCATCCGCCCCGGCGAGAAGGCGGTCGAACTGCCGGCCCAGCCCGACGCGGGGGTCTATTTCATCGGCCGCATTCACACGCCCTGGCGCGCGCGCAAGGACTGTCCGAAGAACGCCCGGGGTTCGGACGCGGTCTGCACGGTCGCGCTCGACCCGCGCTTTGCCGACGGCCTGAAGGACGTCGGGAGCTGCAGCCACCTCGTCCTCCTCTACTGGATGGACAAGGCGCCGCGAAACCTCGTGCTGCAGTCACCGGCCCATTACGGCACCCAGCGCGGCACCTTCGCCCTGCGCTCGCCGGCACGGCCGAACCCAATCGCCATGAGCGTGGTGAAGCTTCTCGGGATCGAGGGCCCTACGCTCAAGGTGGTCGGTCTCGATTGCCTCGACGGCACGCCGCTGCTCGACATCAAGCCTTACTTCGCCTCGGTCGACAGCGCCCCCGAGGCGACGGTCGGCTGGCATCGCGACAGCAAGTAA